In Populus nigra chromosome 10, ddPopNigr1.1, whole genome shotgun sequence, the following proteins share a genomic window:
- the LOC133705078 gene encoding uncharacterized protein LOC133705078: protein MTLQQEQNVKCMIGRQGNVNVSWLATVLALSAPLSKQTIQFFCLIPLPPILSPVHELHPLFQMGWLQSLLSPLKKLWFRLHSTPKKRRGIYILYEDVKSCQYEDVHVLWSILVESQTPSLPSKH from the exons ATGACACTGCAACAAGAGCAAAATGTGAAATGCATGATTGGCCGGCAAGGGAATGTAAATGTGTCTTGGCTAGCTACAGTATTGGCCTTAAGTGCACCCCTGTCCAAGCAAACCATACAGTTCTTCTGTCTTATTCCCCTCCCTCCCATTCTCTCACCTGTACATGAGCTACACCCACTTTTCCAAATGGGGTGGCTGCAATCCCTCCTCTCTCCATTGAAGAAGCTGTGGTTTCGTCTACATTCAACTCCAAAGAAGA gAAGAGGGATATACATTCTGTATGAGGATGTAAAATCCTGCCAATATGAAGATGTGCACGTCCTATGGTCAATACTAGTGGAGTCACAGACACCTTCCTTGCCATCAAAACATTGA
- the LOC133705236 gene encoding uncharacterized protein LOC133705236 produces the protein LEWTENLIADEFSAELAEGVAYVAGHDEESRPVMIFRIKQDYQKLHSQKLFARLLVFTLEVAIGTMPKNAEQFVLLFDASFFRSASAFMNLLLGTLKIVAEYYPGRLYKAFVIDPPSLFSCLWKGVRPFVELSTATVVVSSLDFEESLEFNDFSSYPRASSLRFDPSSINSTAKIGSCSSSRFSFTVSHHFDSLKPWHLSLTDTSSSKVGPTSLSHLGPALVSPLNARSYSFASPVARAPRGSINGCSYTRPTKKSLFPSTPLPQRVTEGDPIKISLPRTPRPSFLQSPALFFKKECHVSKADRSRESFVPFFKFYRRPYDEMIYRSKMRPPLGGLISIVSPHIRRRHVSVSQRF, from the exons CTTGAATGGACAGAGAATTTGATAGCAGATGAGTTCTCAGCTGAGCTCGCTGAAGGAGTTGCTTATGTTGCTGGTCATGATGAAGAATCCAGACCTGTTATG atttttcGTATTAAACAAGATTACCAAAAGCTCCATTCACAAAAACT gtTCGCTCGGTTGCTGGTGTTTACACTGGAGGTGGCAATAGGGACCATGCCTAAAAACGCTGAACAATTTGTTCTCCTCTTTGATGCAA GCTTTTTCAGGTCAGCATCGgcttttatgaatttattgCTCGGAACGCTGAAAATCGTGGCTGAGTACTACCCAGGCAGGCTTTACAAGGCTTTCGTAATCGACCcaccttctctcttctcttgttTATGGAag GGTGTCCGTCCATTTGTTGAGCTATCAACGGCCACGGTGGTGGTATCCTCACTAGACTTCGAAGAATCACTGGAGTTCAATGACTTCTCCTCCTACCCACGTGCATCCTCCCTCCGATTTGATCCCTCCTCTATCAACTCAACGGCCAAGATTGGCTCATGCTCTTCATCCAGATTTTCCTTCACCGTGTCCCACCATTTTGACTCGCTCAAGCCTTGGCACTTATCTTTGACCGACACGTCGTCATCTAAAGTAGGACCAACCAGCCTCTCTCATCTAGGCCCTGCCCTAGTCTCTCCCCTCAACGCTAGGTCCTACTCTTTTGCATCTCCAGTTGCCAGAGCCCCACGTGGCAGCATCAACGGTTGCAGCTACACCAGGCCAACCAAGAAAAGTCTGTTCCCATCAACCCCTTTGCCACAGCGTGTCACCGAAGGTGACCCTATCAAGATCTCTCTCCCGCGGACCCCACGCCCCTCGTTCCTCCAATCACCTGCCTTGTTTTTCAAGAAGGAGTGCCACGTCAGTAAGGCAGACAGGTCTCGAGAATCGTTCGTAccgttttttaagttttatagaAGGCCGTACGATGAGATGATTTATAGGTCAAAAATGCGGCCCCCACTTGGTGGACTAATATCCATTGTCTCCCCTCACATCAGACGGCGCCACGTCTCAGTATCTCAACGGTTCTAA
- the LOC133705239 gene encoding glucan endo-1,3-beta-glucosidase, basic vacuolar isoform-like — protein MNYAISLARDYDANMEVLKALSGINVGVTIGVPNEAIAHVASSQEAADKCFETTFLMFTYVFGSDIFLLAITQFLVSFNPLYNQQLVFGNLYNSVRKTAVGDKVRGSSSPPSGGQFANGADKIMNNLTVICTV, from the coding sequence ATGAATTATGCAATTTCATTAGCCAGGGACTATGATGCCAATATGGAGGTTTTAAAAGCACTAAGTGGAATCAACGTGGGTGTAACCATTGGGGTTCCAAACGAGGCAATTGCCCATGTAGCATCCAGCCAGGAAGCAGCTGACAAATGTTTCGAGACCACATTCTTAATGTTCACATATGTGTTCGGTTCCGATATATTTTTGTTGGCAATAACGCAATTCCTGGTGTCGTTCAATCCGTTGTACAACCAGCAATTGGTATTTGGTAACCTCTACAATTCAGTAAGGAAGACGGCGGTTGGGGATAAAGTTCGAGGGAGCTCCTCTCCTCCCTCAGGTGGTCAATTTGCAAATGGGGCGGACAAAATTATGAATAACCTCACCGTTATTTGTACAGTATAG
- the LOC133704784 gene encoding heat shock 70 kDa protein 8-like — MAEPQYTVASDSETTGEEKSSSAFPETAIGIDIGTSQCSVAVWNGSQVELLKNTRNQKLMRSYVTFKDEVPSGGVSNQLSHEYEILSGAAIFNMKRLIGRVDTDPVVHASKRLPFLVQTLDIGVRPFIAALVSNAWRSTTPEEVLAIFLVELRAMAEVQLKRPIRNVVLTIPVSFSRFQLTRIERACAMAGLHVLRLMPEPTAVALLYAQQQQQTVHENMGSGSEKNALIFNMGAGYCDVAVTATAGGVSQIKALAGAAIGGEDMLQNTMQHLLPNSENLFLSHGINEIKSLGLLRVATEEAIHRLSSQSSVQVDVDLRNGSKICKVVTREEFEEVNLKIFEKCESLLTQCLRDSKVDIEDLTDVILVGGCSYIPNIRNVVKGVCKKEELYKVINPLEAAVCGAALEGAVASGISDPFGSLDLLTIQATPLGVGIRADGNSFVPIIPRNTTMPARKELIFTTTHDNQTEALILVYEGEGTKVEENHLLGYFKIMGIPAAPKGIPEINVCMDIDASNALRVFAGVVMPGTDQPMAPFMEVRMPTVDDGHGWCAEALNRTYGSTLDLVTVQKKM, encoded by the coding sequence ATGGCAGAACCACAATACACAGTGGCATCTGACAGTGAAACCACCGGGGAGGAGAAATCTTCATCAGCTTTTCCAGAAACTGCCATTGGAATTGACATTGGGACTTCACAGTGCAGTGTTGCAGTCTGGAATGGCTCCCAGGTAGAGCTCCTAAAGAACACCAGAAACCAAAAGTTGATGCGATCATATGTTACCTTCAAGGATGAAGTCCCTTCAGGTGGAGTCAGCAATCAGCTCTCTCATGAATATGAAATACTATCTGGAGCTGCAATTTTCAATATGAAACGCTTGATTGGCAGAGTGGATACTGATCCTGTGGTTCATGCAAGCAAAAGGCTTCCATTTTTGGTGCAAACTTTGGATATTGGTGTTCGCCCATTTATTGCAGCTTTAGTGAGCAATGCTTGGAGATCCACCACTCCCGAAGAAGTCCTTGCAATATTTCTGGTCGAACTAAGAGCCATGGCTGAAGTCCAGTTGAAGAGGCCCATAAGAAATGTCGTACTAACCATTCCAGTGTCATTTAGTAGGTTCCAGTTGACACGGATTGAACGTGCTTGTGCCATGGCTGGCCTCCACGTTCTCAGGTTGATGCCTGAACCGACTGCTGTGGCATTGTTATACgcacagcagcagcaacagacTGTACATGAGAATATGGGCAGTGGAAGTGAGAAGAATGCCCTTATATTTAACATGGGGGCTGGGTACTGTGATGTAGCTGTTACTGCCACTGCTGGAGGAGTTTCACAGATTAAGGCCTTAGCAGGAGCTGCCATCGGAGGAGAAGACATGCTGCAAAACACGATGCAGCATCTCTTACCAAATTCAGAGAACCTTTTCCTCAGCCATGGAATCAACGAGATCAAATCATTGGGGTTGCTTCGAGTAGCAACTGAAGAAGCAATCCATAGGCTCTCTTCACAGAGCAGTGTTCAGGTGGATGTTGATTTGAGAAATGGATCCAAAATATGTAAGGTGGTCACTAGGGAGGAATTTGAGGAAGTGAACCTGAAGATATTTGAAAAGTGCGAAAGCCTCTTAACACAGTGCTTGCGTGATTCAAAGGTAGACATAGAGGATTTGACTGATGTAATACTTGTAGGCGGGTGTTCATATATCCCAAATATAAGAAATGTTGTCAAGGGTGTATGCAAGAAGGAGGAACTGTATAAAGTGATAAATCCATTGGAAGCTGCAGTATGTGGGGCAGCGCTAGAGGGAGCAGTTGCATCAGGAATCAGTGACCCTTTTGGAAGTTTGGATCTGTTAACAATCCAAGCTACCCCCCTTGGCGTTGGCATTAGAGCAGATGGAAACAGCTTTGTCCCAATCATACCTAGAAATACGACAATGCCAGCAAGGAAAGAGTTAATATTCACAACCACCCATGATAACCAAACCGAGGCTCTAATCCTCGTCTATGAAGGTGAGGGGACAAAGGTGGAAGAGAATCATCTTCTGGGCTATTTCAAGATCATGGGAATTCCGGCAGCACCCAAAGGAATTCCAGAGATAAATGTGTGCATGGACATCGATGCCTCAAATGCACTGAGAGTTTTTGCTGGAGTGGTGATGCCAGGGACGGATCAGCCAATGGCACCGTTTATGGAAGTCAGGATGCCTACAGTTGATGATGGGCATGGCTGGTGTGCTGAGGCCCTGAACAGGACTTATGGTTCGACTCTTGATCTAGTTACCGTGCAGAAGAAGATGTGA
- the LOC133704405 gene encoding amine oxidase [copper-containing] alpha 2, peroxisomal-like: MSSLVSMASVSKSLIFLLLSTLSILPTHTHPLDPLTPTEFTKIQSIVHNSYPKSNHSIAFHYVGLEEPTKTAILSWLEGTATKTPPRQAFIIARINQITHEIIADLSVHKIVSDKVYGGYGYPLLTFEEQGTANALPFKYTPFLESIRKRGLKVEEVVCTSFAIGWYGEKRRNKRVVRVLCNYLDGTVNLYMRPIEGITVTVDLEEMKILGFKDRSTVPVPKADGTDYRESSQKPSFGSPLKGISMHQSDGPSFTIDGHTIRWANWNFHLSFDARAGPVISLASIFDLQKQKFRKVLYQGFLSEVFVPYMDLNEEWYYRVFFDAGEYGYGLCAVPLEPLRDCPENAVFMEAYVADHNGTPVNMPNIFCIFERYAGDVMWRHTEAAIPGKVIREVRPEVTLVVRMVSTVGNYDYVNDWEFKQSGSIKVTVGLTGLLEVRGSMYTHKDQIKEEAYGTLLAENTLGANHDHFFTYRLDLDVDGDANSFVRSQLLMTPVTDHRSPRRSYWRVVSETAKTESDARIKLGVAQEDLLVINPNKRTNIGNFIGYRLIPGSVAAPLLSDDDYAQIRGAFTKYNLWITPYNKSEKWAGGLYVDQSRGDDTLARWSLWNREIENKDIVLWYTLGFHHVPYQEDFPVMTTLSSGFELRPANFFESNPVLKVRPPRPDNWSNCSRA; encoded by the exons ATGTCCTCATTAGTATCCATGGCTTCCGTCTCCAAGAGTCTCATATTCCTTCTCCTCTCTACACTCTCCATTTTGCCAACTCACACACACCCACTGGATCCCCTAACCCCAACCGAGTTCACCAAAATTCAATCCATAGTTCATAATTCGTATCCCAAGTCAAACCACAGCATAGCCTTTCACTATGTAGGCCTCGAAGAACCAACCAAAACTGCCATTCTTTCATGGCTGGAAGGCACTGCTACCAAAACCCCACCTCGACAAGCATTTATCATAGCACGTATAAACCAGATCACTCATGAAATTATTGCTGACTTATCAGTCCACAAGATTGTTTCTGATAAAGTTTACGGCGGTTATGGGTACCCTTTGCTCACTTTTGAAGAGCAAGGAACTGCCAATGCATTGCCGTTTAAATATACTCCGTTCCTGGAGTCAATTAGAAAGAGAGGGCTCAAGGTTGAAGAGGTTGTGTGTACGAGTTTTGCTATTGGTTGGTAtggagaaaagagaaggaataaAAGGGTTGTCAGGGTCCTGTGTAATTATTTAGACGGGACTGTGAATTTGTATATGAGACCAATTGAGGGAATTACTGTCACCGTTGATCTTGAGGAAATGAAGATCTTAGGGTTTAAAGATAGATCAACTGTGCCAGTGCCAAAGGCTGACGGGACCGACTACAGGGAATCATCGCAAAAACCATCTTTTGGGTCTCCGTTGAAAGGAATCTCGATGCACCAATCTGACGGCCCAAGTTTCACAATAGATGGACACACGATTAG GTGGGCCAATTGGAATTTTCATTTGAGCTTCGATGCTCGAGCAGGCCCAGTTATATCCTTAGCATCAATATTTGATCTCCAGAAGCAAAAGTTTCGTAAAGTTCTGTATCAAGGGTTCCTGTCAGAGGTCTTCGTGCCATATATGGACCTAAATGAAGAGTGGTACTATCGAGTATTTTTTGATGCTGGTGAATATGGGTATGGCCTATGTGCAGTGCCACTTGAGCCACTGAGGGACTGTCCGGAAAATGCAGTTTTCATGGAAGCTTATGTTGCAGACCACAATGGGACGCCTGTAAATATGCCTAATATCTTTTGCATATTTGAGAGGTATGCTGGAGACGTAATGTGGCGGCATACGGAGGCTGCTATACCAGGCAAAGTg ATAAGAGAAGTTAGGCCAGAGGTGACCCTGGTTGTAAGAATGGTGTCTACTGTTGGCAACTACGATTACGTTAATGATTGGGAGTTTAAGCAAAGCGGCTCAATCAAAGTCACG GTTGGGTTGACTGGTTTGCTTGAAGTGAGGGGATCAATGTACACCCATAAAGATCAAATAAAAGAGGAAGCTTATGGTACATTGTTAGCAGAAAATACCCTGGGTGCAAACCATGACCACTTCTTTACTTACCGTCTTGATCTTGATGTGGATGGCGATGCAAACTCATTTGTCAGGTCCCAGTTGCTAATGACCCCAGTGACCGATCACCGGTCGCCTAGGAGGAGCTACTGGAGGGTTGTGAGCGAGACAGCTAAAACGGAGTCTGATGCAAGGATTAAGCTCGGTGTAGCACAAGAAGATCTATTAGTGATTAATCCAAACAAGAGGACCAATATCGGAAACTTCATTGGGTACCGTTTGATCCCAGGGTCTGTTGCGGCCCCCCTCTTATCAGATGATGATTATGCACAAATTCGGGGAGCCTTCACCAAATACAATCTATGGATTACCCCATATAACAAGTCTGAAAAATGGGCGGGAGGGCTTTATGTTGATCAAAGCCGAGGAGATGATACCCTAGCAAGATGGAGCCTCTG GAATAgggaaatagaaaataaagacaTTGTGTTGTGGTACACATTGGGATTTCACCATGTGCCATACCAAGAAGATTTTCCGGTAATGACAACTCTTAGCAGTGGATTTGAGCTCCGGCCAGCTAATTTTTTCGAGAGCAACCCGGTGCTCAAAGTCAGACCACCCCGACCTGATAATTGGTCCAATTGCTCTAGAGCATAG